Proteins from a single region of Rhea pennata isolate bPtePen1 chromosome 6, bPtePen1.pri, whole genome shotgun sequence:
- the DHRS9 gene encoding dehydrogenase/reductase SDR family member 9 — MLFYILIFLGIVSLWWHWKARNELKVTNLTGKYIFITGCDTGFGNLAAKTFDKKGFRVFAGCLTETGARELAAVTSKQLQTVLLDVRDSDNVKKVAAQIKTEVRSEGLWGLVNNAGITGQLAPTDWLDIQHFRDPIEVNLIGLINVTINMLPLIKKAKGRVVNVSSIGGRLAFSGGGYFPSKFGVEAFNDSLRRDMKAFGVKVSCIEPGLFRTALSNPAKTMKEKEVIWNQLPLSIKKQYGNEYLQKVLQMQQRKKRCPRSV; from the exons atgcttttctacaTATTAATCTTTCTTGGCATTGTTTCTCTGTGGTGGCACTGGAAGGCAAGAAATGAGCTAAAGGTTACAAATCTCACTGGCAAATATATATTCATCACTGGATGTGACACAGGCTTTGGAAATCTGGCAGCGAAGACTTTTGATAAAAAGGGATTTCGTGTTTTTGCTGGTTGTCTAACTGAAACGGGAGCCAGAGAGCTAGCAGCTGTGACCTCCAAGCAGCTTCAGACAGTGCTGCTGGATGTGAGAGATTCAGACAATGTTAAGAAAGTGGCTGCACAGATCAAAACTGAAGTTCGGTCTGAAG GTCTCTGGGGACTTGTCAATAATGCTGGGATCACTGGGCAATTAGCTCCTACAGACTGGTTGGATATTCAGCACTTCAGAGATCCAATTGAAGTTAATTTAATTGGACTCATAAATGTTACAATAAATATGCTTCCCTtgataaagaaagcaaagggaagggTAGTAAATGTATCCAGCATTGGAGGTCGCCTAGCATTCAGTGGTGGAGGCTATTTCCCTTCAAAGTTCGGGGTAGAAGCATTTAATGACAGCTTAAG GAGAGATATGAAAGCTTTTGGAGTTAAGGTTTCTTGCATTGAACCCGGACTGTTCAGAACAGCATTATCAAATCCAGCAAAGactatgaaagaaaaggaggttATCTGGAATCAGCTTCCTCTCAGTATTAAAAAGCAATATGGAAATGAGTATTTGCAGAAAG ttttacagatgcagcaaagaaagaaaagatgtccAAGATCTGTCTAA